In the genome of Streptomyces sp. Q6, the window CCTCGACGCCGCCTACGCCCGCGGCGACCGCCCGTGGGCTGTGTGGGAGCGCGACGCCGCAGAGGTGGGCGCGTGATCCGTCTCGGCGCGGGGCCCCTGGAGCGGATCGTCGCCGTCGGCGCGCACTGCGACGACATCGCCATCGGCGCCGGCGGCACCCTCCTGACGCTCTGCCGGGCGCGGCCCGGCCTGCGCGTCGACGCCCTGGTGCTGTCCGGCGGCGGCAGTGACCGCGAGCAGGAGGAGCAGGCCGCGCTCGCCGCGTTCTGCCCCGGCGCCGACCTGCGCCTGACCGTGCACAAGCTGCCGGACGGCCATCTGCCCGCGCACTGGGACGAGGCCAAGGCCGCCGTCGAGGAACTGCGTGCGCAGACCGACCCGGACCTCGTCCTCGCCCCGCGCACCGACGACGCGCACCAGGACCACCGCGGCCTCGCGCGCCTGATGCCCACCGCCTTCCGCGACCACCTCGTCCTCGGCTACGAGATCGTCAAATGGGACGGCGATTTCGGCCGGATGGCGGCGTACCAGCCGCTGTCACCGGAGACCGCCGAGCAGAAGGTGCGGCTGTTGCAGGAGCACTATCCCTCGCAGCGCCACCGGCCGTGGTACGACCGCGAGGCCTTCCTCGGCCTCGCCCGGATCCGCGGCATCGAATGCCACCAGCGATACGCCGAGGCGTTCGCCGTCACCAAACTCACGCTCGACCTGGGGGATTGAACCGTGCGCGTACTACTGACCGGACATCAGGGCTACCTGGGCACCGTGATGGCCCCGGTCCTCACCGCCGCCGG includes:
- a CDS encoding PIG-L deacetylase family protein — translated: MIRLGAGPLERIVAVGAHCDDIAIGAGGTLLTLCRARPGLRVDALVLSGGGSDREQEEQAALAAFCPGADLRLTVHKLPDGHLPAHWDEAKAAVEELRAQTDPDLVLAPRTDDAHQDHRGLARLMPTAFRDHLVLGYEIVKWDGDFGRMAAYQPLSPETAEQKVRLLQEHYPSQRHRPWYDREAFLGLARIRGIECHQRYAEAFAVTKLTLDLGD